One genomic segment of Trichoplusia ni isolate ovarian cell line Hi5 chromosome 5, tn1, whole genome shotgun sequence includes these proteins:
- the LOC113494227 gene encoding uncharacterized protein DDB_G0283357-like isoform X3 encodes MDTGNYGWTYTRDSAGCDAVHVKEEVDHRPLSPIVYTTRLEQLDIFRNNTKHKKAKKIYEIVAQQSKPVFNPLKRNTLGCLGITHQRLKEKIHIINSEVHSGKSTKFRRYESNSEKQMYADEDCTGSDRSASDSSLQEIKLSDTPIKPQHPISNPNGIIIYDHQQNEAEKYSFDKNYRVTDYKKVDDNITAAFNDSPFHRVYCCCWFERERFLNVSFPQETAKGLRKPHNCRPGHCLCCCKINETVSTPQPINDLEKTSPSTWFKNLTNNVPLSCFVSDTDQAQNKSTASNNLLVKCLTVPPSAPKTRSNQPKENAIFTNPTNLQFPDNKDIQAAKMDLHNGPNASHNDQLRSVQTRHKDSKNKNHKRKDRKSKSKNKASSKSKKSKTPTIHKTPLNKTDELFDVPSSAVLSNYTFVPSQNGGNTVKLRRMSTTSPPSTPAASSSRVKNNEVLSEAQPNPKKAEKEDSYNMNANTLNDPTTSDVTQGFKIPKKRTRSKSFAKESSAIKKRRKSCPSLDECYGDCPNASSSARKYKEYNQNSSNISREKQGNNKKQQLHETAIDHRPRTRQRTKSCCIPETNKDLLATNPKKIPSSPKSLVDSLYFSSHGDANCSIQQQSKPRRNNVSVDKSHNSNETINEATKPFQSKIIHRDQTNSLPSSSVLHNVVSNHKKRPNTRKVVNHEEVPKSALLGVNNCTYVDENAINDATMHHNSTLKKEDIKISTKGLKNKPCITHHRNSRYIKKSSYKNLRKQRLSNNKSLIRTRRRSNSTDYKKIGKLIYDKRANIIKLSGDVLLFKLEDGAKNLGIKSIKKNMSLFLLCVDDSFAKTNDIQSIDEILEEPSRNTDKIQDLNEDDNAIDRTEDAPQDSSNAVGSNTLEKHSPSKNILRNSISEGSHPSKPIKSEIITNDSNSNSNVKKNTLIHSFLLGDSIDDTDSLQNISHEISSAGLSQTPPIGPSHGDSNHNLNDESTSAHNQKSNPSTNRNPCENNKELAMKSEVKNTTNIETQNELRLNTDKIQDLNEDDNVIDLTEDAPQDSSNTICSNKLRNSISEESHPPTPIKNENTTNDSNNNSSVRSITSIHSFLLGDSIDDTDSLQNISHEISSAGLSQTPPIGPSHGDSNHNLNDVSTSAHNQNSNPSTNRNPCENNKELAMKSEVKNTTNIETQNELRLNTDKIQDLNEDDNVIDLTEDAPQDSSNTICSNKLRNSISEESHPPMPIKNENTTNDSNNNSSVRSITSIHSFLLGDSIDDTDSLQNISHEISSAGLSQTPPIGPSHGDCNHNLNDELIAANHQKSNPSTNRNPCENNKELAMKSEDTTNIETQNELTLNTDKIQYLNEGDNVIDLTEDAPQDSSNTICSNTLRNSISEESHPPMPIKNENTTNDSNNNSSVRSITSIHSFLLGDSIDDTDSLQNISHEISSAGLSQTPPIGPSHGDSNHNLNDVSTSAHNQKSNPSTNRNPCENNKELAMKIEDTTDIETDVPPKNGYHRTPDVRLTDKQKPPDITLNDDITTENNTSHASTMQDLYDDIVAVVNKAAHTVGEHKVQYLLHLIEFSFFIADDNAGTATSEQNDNQKPDSVANDATVSNKQKPKKPAKYRSVMMSRLIDKLKEFEADDDNINIKIKHESSTNAPDETLSSSGSENGTNVKGLTAGASESSTSHLVSKNGTNNRTLNGNVKGNINTLKEDSQQTASKNSLKQDEAVNIMIQNCIDCNISDERVERLKILRNVLQIEDETDIVIID; translated from the exons ATGGATACG GGTAATTATGGGTGGACTTATACCAGAGACTCAGCTGGGTGCGATGCGGTTCACGTTAAAGAAGAAGTAGATCACAGACCTTTATCCCCAATAGTGTACACAACTAGACTCGAACAACTAGACATCTTCAGGaacaacacaaaacataaaaaagcaaaaaaaatatatgaaattgtCGCCCAACAGAGTAAGCCCGTATTTAATCCTCTCAAGCGCAATACACTAGGCTGTCTTGGAATAACACATCAAAGATTAAAAGAGAAGATTCATATAATCAATTCAGAGGTGCATTCGggaaaaagtacaaaatttcGTCGGTATGAATCCAATAGTGAGAAACAAATGTACGCTGATGAAGATTGTACCGGTAGTGACAGATCAGCCAGTGACAGTAGCTTGCAGGAGATAAAACTCTCGGATACACCTATAAAGCCCCAGCACCCCATAAGCAACCCAAATGGTATCATTATTTATGATCATCAACAAAATGAAGCCGAAAAATATAGCTTCGATAAAAATTACCGCGTAACGGATTATAAGAAAGTCGATGACAATATTACGGCCGCATTCAATGATTCGCCATTTCACAGAGTCTACTGTTGTTGCTGGTTCGAAAGAGAAAGATTTCTAAATGTATCTTTTCCTCAAGAAACAGCGAAAGGCTTAAGAAAACCACACAATTGCAGACCCGGTCATTGCTTGTGTTGCTGCAAGATAAACGAAACAGTATCTACACCGCAACCTATTAATGACTTGGAGAAAACGTCACCAAGTACTTGGTTCAAGaatttaacaaacaatgttCCGTTAAGTTGTTTTGTATCGGATACCGACCAGGCACAAAACAAGAGTACGGCATCGAATAACCTTCTTGTCAAATGCCTAACCGTACCTCCAAGCGCACCGAAAACGAGGAGTAACCAACCAAAAGAAAACGCAATATTTACAAATCCAACGAATCTTCAATTTCCTG ATAACAAAGATATTCAAGCAGCCAAAATGGATTTACACAATGGTCCTAATGCATCTCATAATGATCAATTAAGATCAGTTCAAACAAGACACAAggatagtaaaaacaaaaatcacaaaCGAAAAGACAgaaaatcaaaaagtaaaaacaaagcGTCGTCGAAGTCGAAGAAAAGCAAAACACCCACCATTCATAAAACACCCCTAAACAAGACAGATGAGTTATTCGACGTCCCGTCTTCAGcagttttatcaaattatacGTTTGTTCCTTCCCAAAATGGTGGTAATACCGTAAAATTGAGAAGGATGAGTACTACATCGCCACCGTCCACACCTGCAGCATCATCAAGCagagtaaaaaataatgaagtgctaagCGAAGCACAACCAAATCCTAAAAAAGCTGAAAAGGAGGACTCTTACAATATGAACGCAAATACCTTAAATGATCCTACAACCTCTGATGTTACGCAGGGGTTCAAAATTCCCAAAAAAAGGACTCGTTCAAAATCATTCGCAAAGGAATCCTCTGCAATCAAGAAACGACGTAAGTCTTGTCCGTCTTTGGATGAGTGTTACGGCGATTGTCCGAATGCATCCTCCAGCGCTCGTAAATATAAGGAATATAACCAAAATTCATCAAATATCTCAAGAGAAAAacaaggaaataataaaaaacaacaactacACGAAACAGCCATAGACCATAGACCAAGAACTAGGCAACGGACAAAAAGTTGTTGTATACCAGAGACAAACAAAGATTTATTGGCTACCAACCCCAAAAAAATACCGTCTAGTCCTAAAAGTTTAGTGGATTCCTTGTATTTTAGCAGCCATGGAGATGCGAATTGTTCAATTCAACAACAATCCAAACCAAGACGGAATAATGTTTCCGTAGATAAAAGTCATAATAGTAACGAAACTATAAATGAGGCTACCAAGCCTTTTCAATCCAAAATCATACACAGAGATCAAACAAATAGCTTGCCTTCTTCAAGTGTTTTGCACAACGTCGTATCAAATCACAAAAAACGGCCTAACACTCGCAAAGTTGTTAATCACGAGGAAGTACCAAAAAGCGCTTTACTTGGCGTAAATAATTGCACTTATGTAGACGAAAACGCAATTAACGATGCAACTATGCATCACAATTCTACGTTAAAAAAAGAGGATATAAAAATCAGTACCAAAGggcttaaaaataaaccatgtATTACTCATCATCGTAATTCtcgttacataaaaaaaagtagCTACAAAAATCTTAGGAAACAACGTTtgtcaaataataaatctttaatcaGAACCAGACGTAGGTCAAATTCAACTGACTACAAGAAGATTGGGAAGTTAATTTATGATAAGAGagcaaatattatcaaattatcaGGCgatgttcttttatttaaattagaagaTGGAGCAAAGAATTTAGgtatcaaatcaataaaaaaaaacatgtcccTATTCTTACTCTGTGTTGACGATTCTTTTGCTAAGACTAATGACATTCAAAGTATAGATGAGATTCTTGAAGAGCCATCTCGAAATACAGATAAAATTCAAGATTTAAACGAAGATGACAATGCGATTGACCGAACAGAAGATGCGCCGCAAGATTCAAGTAACGCCGTTGGTTCCAATACGCTAGAAAAACATTCACcaagtaaaaatatactaagGAATAGCATATCCGAAGGATCTCATCCATCTAAGCcaattaaaagtgaaattataaCGAATGATTCTAATAGTAATtccaatgtaaaaaaaaatacccttatTCATAGTTTTTTGTTGGGGGATTCTATAGATGATACGGATTCTCTTCAAAATATCTCACATGAAATTTCTAGTGCAGGTCTATCACAAACACCCCCAATAGGCCCCTCTCACGGAGATTCTAATCATAATCTGAATGATGAATCAACCTCAGCCCATAATCAAAAATCGAATCCCAGCACAAACAGAAATCCATGTGAAAACAACAAAGAATTAGCAATGAAAAGTGAAGTGAAGAATACTACTAATATTGAAACACAAAACGAGCTAAGGCTAAACACAGATAAAATTCAAGATTTAAACGAAGATGACAATGTGATTGACCTAACAGAAGATGCACCGCAAGATTCAAGTAACACCATTTGTTCCAATAAACTAAGAAATAGCATATCCGAAGAATCTCATCCACCTACgccaattaaaaatgaaaataccaCAAATGATTCTAATAATAATTCTAGTGTAAGATCCATAACCTCTATTCACAGTTTTCTGTTGGGGGATTCTATAGATGATACGGATTCTCTTCAAAATATCTCACATGAAATTTCTAGTGCAGGTCTATCACAAACACCCCCAATAGGCCCCTCTCACGGAGATTCTAATCATAATCTGAATGATGTATCAACCTCAGCCCATAATCAAAATTCGAATCCCAGCACAAACAGAAATCCATGTGAAAACAACAAAGAATTAGCAATGAAAAGTGAAGTGAAGAATACTACTAATATTGAAACACAAAACGAGCTAAGGCTAAACACAGATAAAATTCAAGATTTAAACGAAGATGACAATGTGATTGACCTAACAGAAGATGCACCGCAAGATTCAAGTAACACCATTTGTTCCAATAAACTAAGAAATAGCATATCCGAAGAATCTCATCCACCTATgccaattaaaaatgaaaataccaCGAATGATTCTAATAATAATTCTAGTGTAAGATCCATAACCTCTATTCACAGTTTTCTGTTGGGGGATTCTATAGATGATACGGATTCTCTTCAAAATATCTCACATGAAATTTCTAGTGCAGGTCTATCACAAACACCCCCAATAGGCCCCTCTCACGGAGATTGTAATCATAATCTGAATGATGAATTAATCGCAGCCAATCATCAAAAATCGAATCCCAGCACAAACAGAAATCCATGTGAAAACAACAAAGAATTAGCAATGAAAAGTGAAGATACTACTAATATTGAAACACAAAACGAGCTAACGCTAAATACagataaaattcaatatttaaacgaaGGTGACAATGTGATTGACCTAACAGAAGATGCACCGCAAGATTCAAGTAACACCATTTGTTCCAATACACTAAGGAATAGCATATCTGAAGAATCTCATCCACCTATgccaattaaaaatgaaaataccaCAAATGATTCTAATAATAATTCTAGTGTAAGATCCATAACCTCTATTCACAGTTTTCTGTTGGGGGATTCTATAGATGATACGGATTCTCTTCAAAATATCTCACATGAAATTTCTAGTGCAGGTCTATCACAAACACCCCCAATAGGCCCCTCTCACGGAGATTCTAATCATAATCTGAATGATGTATCAACCTCAGCCCATAATCAAAAATCGAATCCCAGCACAAACAGAAATCCATGTGAAAACAACAAAGAATTAGCAATGAAAATTGAAGATACTACTGATATTGAAACGGACGTACCTCCGAAGAACGGTTACCATCGAACTCCTGACGTTAGGCTCACGGATAAACAGAAACCGCCAGATATCACTTTGAATGATGATATTACTACTGAAAATAACACTTCACATGCTTCCACAATGCAAGATTTATACGATGATATAGTAGCAGTTGTTAACAAAGCGGCTCACACTGTAGGTGAGCATAAAGTACAGTACTTATtgcatttaattgaatttagcTTTTTTATAGCTGATGATAATGCTGGCACTGCAACTTCCGAACAAAATGATAATCAAAAACCTGATTCGGTTGCAAACGATGCCACtgtaagtaataaacaaaaacccaAAAAACCTGCTAAGTATCGCTCTGTTATGATGTCAAGATTAATTGACAAATTGAAAGAATTCGAAGCAGACgatgataatataaatattaaaatcaaacatgAGTCTTCTACTAACGCACCTGATGAAACGCTGTCTAGTTCAGGTTCTGAAAATGGTACTAACGTTAAAGGCTTGACCGCCGGCGCGTCAGAAAGCAGTACCTCTCATTTAGTGTCTAAAAATGGAACGAATAACAGAACTTTGAACGGTAATGTTAAAggcaatataaatacattgaaGGAGGATTCTCAGCAAACTGCTtcaaaaaattctttaaaacaagATGAGGCTGTAAATATAATGATTCAAAATTGTATTGACTGTAACATTTCAGACGAGAGGGtcgaaagattaaaaatattgagaaatGTATTGCAAATTGAAGACGAGACTGACATAGTCATAATTGATTAA
- the LOC113494227 gene encoding uncharacterized protein DDB_G0283357-like isoform X2, with protein MDTGNYGWTYTRDSAGCDAVHVKEEVDHRPLSPIVYTTRLEQLDIFRNNTKHKKAKKIYEIVAQQSKPVFNPLKRNTLGCLGITHQRLKEKIHIINSEVHSGKSTKFRRYESNSEKQMYADEDCTGSDRSASDSSLQEIKLSDTPIKPQHPISNPNGIIIYDHQQNEAEKYSFDKNYRVTDYKKVDDNITAAFNDSPFHRVYCCCWFERERFLNVSFPQETAKGLRKPHNCRPGHCLCCCKINETVSTPQPINDLEKTSPSTWFKNLTNNVPLSCFVSDTDQAQNKSTASNNLLVKCLTVPPSAPKTRSNQPKENAIFTNPTNLQFPGEYYQIGLNDNKDIQAAKMDLHNGPNASHNDQLRSVQTRHKDSKNKNHKRKDRKSKSKNKASSKSKKSKTPTIHKTPLNKTDELFDVPSSAVLSNYTFVPSQNGGNTVKLRRMSTTSPPSTPAASSSRVKNNEVLSEAQPNPKKAEKEDSYNMNANTLNDPTTSDVTQGFKIPKKRTRSKSFAKESSAIKKRRKSCPSLDECYGDCPNASSSARKYKEYNQNSSNISREKQGNNKKQQLHETAIDHRPRTRQRTKSCCIPETNKDLLATNPKKIPSSPKSLVDSLYFSSHGDANCSIQQQSKPRRNNVSVDKSHNSNETINEATKPFQSKIIHRDQTNSLPSSSVLHNVVSNHKKRPNTRKVVNHEEVPKSALLGVNNCTYVDENAINDATMHHNSTLKKEDIKISTKGLKNKPCITHHRNSRYIKKSSYKNLRKQRLSNNKSLIRTRRRSNSTDYKKIGKLIYDKRANIIKLSGDVLLFKLEDGAKNLGIKSIKKNMSLFLLCVDDSFAKTNDIQSIDEILEEPSRNTDKIQDLNEDDNAIDRTEDAPQDSSNAVGSNTLEKHSPSKNILRNSISEGSHPSKPIKSEIITNDSNSNSNVKKNTLIHSFLLGDSIDDTDSLQNISHEISSAGLSQTPPIGPSHGDSNHNLNDESTSAHNQKSNPSTNRNPCENNKELAMKSEVKNTTNIETQNELRLNTDKIQDLNEDDNVIDLTEDAPQDSSNTICSNKLRNSISEESHPPTPIKNENTTNDSNNNSSVRSITSIHSFLLGDSIDDTDSLQNISHEISSAGLSQTPPIGPSHGDSNHNLNDVSTSAHNQNSNPSTNRNPCENNKELAMKSEVKNTTNIETQNELRLNTDKIQDLNEDDNVIDLTEDAPQDSSNTICSNKLRNSISEESHPPMPIKNENTTNDSNNNSSVRSITSIHSFLLGDSIDDTDSLQNISHEISSAGLSQTPPIGPSHGDCNHNLNDELIAANHQKSNPSTNRNPCENNKELAMKSEDTTNIETQNELTLNTDKIQYLNEGDNVIDLTEDAPQDSSNTICSNTLRNSISEESHPPMPIKNENTTNDSNNNSSVRSITSIHSFLLGDSIDDTDSLQNISHEISSAGLSQTPPIGPSHGDSNHNLNDVSTSAHNQKSNPSTNRNPCENNKELAMKIEDTTDIETDVPPKNGYHRTPDVRLTDKQKPPDITLNDDITTENNTSHASTMQDLYDDIVAVVNKAAHTVGEHKVQYLLHLIEFSFFIADDNAGTATSEQNDNQKPDSVANDATVSNKQKPKKPAKYRSVMMSRLIDKLKEFEADDDNINIKIKHESSTNAPDETLSSSGSENGTNVKGLTAGASESSTSHLVSKNGTNNRTLNGNVKGNINTLKEDSQQTASKNSLKQDEAVNIMIQNCIDCNISDERVERLKILRNVLQIEDETDIVIID; from the exons ATGGATACG GGTAATTATGGGTGGACTTATACCAGAGACTCAGCTGGGTGCGATGCGGTTCACGTTAAAGAAGAAGTAGATCACAGACCTTTATCCCCAATAGTGTACACAACTAGACTCGAACAACTAGACATCTTCAGGaacaacacaaaacataaaaaagcaaaaaaaatatatgaaattgtCGCCCAACAGAGTAAGCCCGTATTTAATCCTCTCAAGCGCAATACACTAGGCTGTCTTGGAATAACACATCAAAGATTAAAAGAGAAGATTCATATAATCAATTCAGAGGTGCATTCGggaaaaagtacaaaatttcGTCGGTATGAATCCAATAGTGAGAAACAAATGTACGCTGATGAAGATTGTACCGGTAGTGACAGATCAGCCAGTGACAGTAGCTTGCAGGAGATAAAACTCTCGGATACACCTATAAAGCCCCAGCACCCCATAAGCAACCCAAATGGTATCATTATTTATGATCATCAACAAAATGAAGCCGAAAAATATAGCTTCGATAAAAATTACCGCGTAACGGATTATAAGAAAGTCGATGACAATATTACGGCCGCATTCAATGATTCGCCATTTCACAGAGTCTACTGTTGTTGCTGGTTCGAAAGAGAAAGATTTCTAAATGTATCTTTTCCTCAAGAAACAGCGAAAGGCTTAAGAAAACCACACAATTGCAGACCCGGTCATTGCTTGTGTTGCTGCAAGATAAACGAAACAGTATCTACACCGCAACCTATTAATGACTTGGAGAAAACGTCACCAAGTACTTGGTTCAAGaatttaacaaacaatgttCCGTTAAGTTGTTTTGTATCGGATACCGACCAGGCACAAAACAAGAGTACGGCATCGAATAACCTTCTTGTCAAATGCCTAACCGTACCTCCAAGCGCACCGAAAACGAGGAGTAACCAACCAAAAGAAAACGCAATATTTACAAATCCAACGAATCTTCAATTTCCTGGTGAATATTATCAGATCGGCTTAAATG ATAACAAAGATATTCAAGCAGCCAAAATGGATTTACACAATGGTCCTAATGCATCTCATAATGATCAATTAAGATCAGTTCAAACAAGACACAAggatagtaaaaacaaaaatcacaaaCGAAAAGACAgaaaatcaaaaagtaaaaacaaagcGTCGTCGAAGTCGAAGAAAAGCAAAACACCCACCATTCATAAAACACCCCTAAACAAGACAGATGAGTTATTCGACGTCCCGTCTTCAGcagttttatcaaattatacGTTTGTTCCTTCCCAAAATGGTGGTAATACCGTAAAATTGAGAAGGATGAGTACTACATCGCCACCGTCCACACCTGCAGCATCATCAAGCagagtaaaaaataatgaagtgctaagCGAAGCACAACCAAATCCTAAAAAAGCTGAAAAGGAGGACTCTTACAATATGAACGCAAATACCTTAAATGATCCTACAACCTCTGATGTTACGCAGGGGTTCAAAATTCCCAAAAAAAGGACTCGTTCAAAATCATTCGCAAAGGAATCCTCTGCAATCAAGAAACGACGTAAGTCTTGTCCGTCTTTGGATGAGTGTTACGGCGATTGTCCGAATGCATCCTCCAGCGCTCGTAAATATAAGGAATATAACCAAAATTCATCAAATATCTCAAGAGAAAAacaaggaaataataaaaaacaacaactacACGAAACAGCCATAGACCATAGACCAAGAACTAGGCAACGGACAAAAAGTTGTTGTATACCAGAGACAAACAAAGATTTATTGGCTACCAACCCCAAAAAAATACCGTCTAGTCCTAAAAGTTTAGTGGATTCCTTGTATTTTAGCAGCCATGGAGATGCGAATTGTTCAATTCAACAACAATCCAAACCAAGACGGAATAATGTTTCCGTAGATAAAAGTCATAATAGTAACGAAACTATAAATGAGGCTACCAAGCCTTTTCAATCCAAAATCATACACAGAGATCAAACAAATAGCTTGCCTTCTTCAAGTGTTTTGCACAACGTCGTATCAAATCACAAAAAACGGCCTAACACTCGCAAAGTTGTTAATCACGAGGAAGTACCAAAAAGCGCTTTACTTGGCGTAAATAATTGCACTTATGTAGACGAAAACGCAATTAACGATGCAACTATGCATCACAATTCTACGTTAAAAAAAGAGGATATAAAAATCAGTACCAAAGggcttaaaaataaaccatgtATTACTCATCATCGTAATTCtcgttacataaaaaaaagtagCTACAAAAATCTTAGGAAACAACGTTtgtcaaataataaatctttaatcaGAACCAGACGTAGGTCAAATTCAACTGACTACAAGAAGATTGGGAAGTTAATTTATGATAAGAGagcaaatattatcaaattatcaGGCgatgttcttttatttaaattagaagaTGGAGCAAAGAATTTAGgtatcaaatcaataaaaaaaaacatgtcccTATTCTTACTCTGTGTTGACGATTCTTTTGCTAAGACTAATGACATTCAAAGTATAGATGAGATTCTTGAAGAGCCATCTCGAAATACAGATAAAATTCAAGATTTAAACGAAGATGACAATGCGATTGACCGAACAGAAGATGCGCCGCAAGATTCAAGTAACGCCGTTGGTTCCAATACGCTAGAAAAACATTCACcaagtaaaaatatactaagGAATAGCATATCCGAAGGATCTCATCCATCTAAGCcaattaaaagtgaaattataaCGAATGATTCTAATAGTAATtccaatgtaaaaaaaaatacccttatTCATAGTTTTTTGTTGGGGGATTCTATAGATGATACGGATTCTCTTCAAAATATCTCACATGAAATTTCTAGTGCAGGTCTATCACAAACACCCCCAATAGGCCCCTCTCACGGAGATTCTAATCATAATCTGAATGATGAATCAACCTCAGCCCATAATCAAAAATCGAATCCCAGCACAAACAGAAATCCATGTGAAAACAACAAAGAATTAGCAATGAAAAGTGAAGTGAAGAATACTACTAATATTGAAACACAAAACGAGCTAAGGCTAAACACAGATAAAATTCAAGATTTAAACGAAGATGACAATGTGATTGACCTAACAGAAGATGCACCGCAAGATTCAAGTAACACCATTTGTTCCAATAAACTAAGAAATAGCATATCCGAAGAATCTCATCCACCTACgccaattaaaaatgaaaataccaCAAATGATTCTAATAATAATTCTAGTGTAAGATCCATAACCTCTATTCACAGTTTTCTGTTGGGGGATTCTATAGATGATACGGATTCTCTTCAAAATATCTCACATGAAATTTCTAGTGCAGGTCTATCACAAACACCCCCAATAGGCCCCTCTCACGGAGATTCTAATCATAATCTGAATGATGTATCAACCTCAGCCCATAATCAAAATTCGAATCCCAGCACAAACAGAAATCCATGTGAAAACAACAAAGAATTAGCAATGAAAAGTGAAGTGAAGAATACTACTAATATTGAAACACAAAACGAGCTAAGGCTAAACACAGATAAAATTCAAGATTTAAACGAAGATGACAATGTGATTGACCTAACAGAAGATGCACCGCAAGATTCAAGTAACACCATTTGTTCCAATAAACTAAGAAATAGCATATCCGAAGAATCTCATCCACCTATgccaattaaaaatgaaaataccaCGAATGATTCTAATAATAATTCTAGTGTAAGATCCATAACCTCTATTCACAGTTTTCTGTTGGGGGATTCTATAGATGATACGGATTCTCTTCAAAATATCTCACATGAAATTTCTAGTGCAGGTCTATCACAAACACCCCCAATAGGCCCCTCTCACGGAGATTGTAATCATAATCTGAATGATGAATTAATCGCAGCCAATCATCAAAAATCGAATCCCAGCACAAACAGAAATCCATGTGAAAACAACAAAGAATTAGCAATGAAAAGTGAAGATACTACTAATATTGAAACACAAAACGAGCTAACGCTAAATACagataaaattcaatatttaaacgaaGGTGACAATGTGATTGACCTAACAGAAGATGCACCGCAAGATTCAAGTAACACCATTTGTTCCAATACACTAAGGAATAGCATATCTGAAGAATCTCATCCACCTATgccaattaaaaatgaaaataccaCAAATGATTCTAATAATAATTCTAGTGTAAGATCCATAACCTCTATTCACAGTTTTCTGTTGGGGGATTCTATAGATGATACGGATTCTCTTCAAAATATCTCACATGAAATTTCTAGTGCAGGTCTATCACAAACACCCCCAATAGGCCCCTCTCACGGAGATTCTAATCATAATCTGAATGATGTATCAACCTCAGCCCATAATCAAAAATCGAATCCCAGCACAAACAGAAATCCATGTGAAAACAACAAAGAATTAGCAATGAAAATTGAAGATACTACTGATATTGAAACGGACGTACCTCCGAAGAACGGTTACCATCGAACTCCTGACGTTAGGCTCACGGATAAACAGAAACCGCCAGATATCACTTTGAATGATGATATTACTACTGAAAATAACACTTCACATGCTTCCACAATGCAAGATTTATACGATGATATAGTAGCAGTTGTTAACAAAGCGGCTCACACTGTAGGTGAGCATAAAGTACAGTACTTATtgcatttaattgaatttagcTTTTTTATAGCTGATGATAATGCTGGCACTGCAACTTCCGAACAAAATGATAATCAAAAACCTGATTCGGTTGCAAACGATGCCACtgtaagtaataaacaaaaacccaAAAAACCTGCTAAGTATCGCTCTGTTATGATGTCAAGATTAATTGACAAATTGAAAGAATTCGAAGCAGACgatgataatataaatattaaaatcaaacatgAGTCTTCTACTAACGCACCTGATGAAACGCTGTCTAGTTCAGGTTCTGAAAATGGTACTAACGTTAAAGGCTTGACCGCCGGCGCGTCAGAAAGCAGTACCTCTCATTTAGTGTCTAAAAATGGAACGAATAACAGAACTTTGAACGGTAATGTTAAAggcaatataaatacattgaaGGAGGATTCTCAGCAAACTGCTtcaaaaaattctttaaaacaagATGAGGCTGTAAATATAATGATTCAAAATTGTATTGACTGTAACATTTCAGACGAGAGGGtcgaaagattaaaaatattgagaaatGTATTGCAAATTGAAGACGAGACTGACATAGTCATAATTGATTAA